Proteins from one Procambarus clarkii isolate CNS0578487 chromosome 8, FALCON_Pclarkii_2.0, whole genome shotgun sequence genomic window:
- the LOC138361925 gene encoding cytochrome c-like, which translates to MGEREKGKKIFMQRCAQCHTVELNGKHKTRPNLNGLFGRQTGQASGYIYTFANKAKSITWDKDNLDIYLTNPKKFFPGTKMVFVGLKKKNERADLIAYLETSTK; encoded by the coding sequence atgggtgagagggaaaaaggcaagaagatctttatgcagaggtgtgcacagtgtcacactgttgaatTAAACGGCAAGCACAAAACTAGACCCAATCTCAATGGCCTCTTCGGCCGCCAGACTGGTCAGGCTTCTGGCTATATTTACACTTTTGCCAACAAGGCCAAGAGTATCACGTGGGACAAAGATAATCTGGATATCTACTTGACCAACCCCAAGAAGTTTTTTCCAGGCACAAAGATGGTGTTCGTTGGtcttaagaagaagaatgagcgtgcagacttgattgcttacctggaaacctccaccaagtag